The following coding sequences lie in one Arachis stenosperma cultivar V10309 chromosome 5, arast.V10309.gnm1.PFL2, whole genome shotgun sequence genomic window:
- the LOC130982836 gene encoding glutathione transferase GST 23-like, with the protein MGGDSVKLSGFWGSPAVLRMKWALAVKGIDNQYVEEDLSNKSDMLLKYNPVYKKVPVLVHQGKPLAESLFILEYIDETWKQNPLLPQSPYERAQARFWSKFVDDKCMPTVVAAFSKVGEEQKKTVEEARENLKRLEVGLEGKRFFGGDNIGFADIAIGWLPYWIGIAEEVVAINLIDAKSMPKLNSWFHAFIDIPIIKELIPPRHKLLHHTKAFLQA; encoded by the exons ATGGGAGGAGATTCAGTGAAGTTATCAGGATTTTGGGGTAGTCCAGCTGTTCTAAGAATGAAGTGGGCACTAGCAGTTAAAGGAATAGATAACCAATATGTGGAAGAAGATCTTAGCAACAAGAGTGACATGCTCCTTAAATACAACCCTGTCTACAAAAAGGTACCTGTTCTTGTGCACCAGGGTAAGCCCCTTGCTGAATCACTGTTCATTCTTGAGTATATTGATGAGACTTGGAAGCAAAATCCTCTTCTTCCACAATCTCCTTATGAAAGGGCCCAGGCAAGATTCTGGTCCAAATTCGTTGATGACAAG TGTATGCCAACGGTTGTGGCAGCGTTTTCCAAGGTAGGAGAAGAGCAAAAGAAGACAGTAGAAGAAGCTCGAGAGAATCTGAAGAGGCTTGAGGTTGGACTTGAGGGAAAACGCTTCTTTGGAGGTGATAACATTGGCTTTGCGGACATTGCTATTGGCTGGCTTCCATACTGGATTGGAATAGCTGAGGAAGTTGTGGCCATCAACCTTATTGATGCAAAGTCAATGCCTAAGCTTAACTCATGGTTCCATGCTTTTATCGACATTCCAATTATCAAAGAACTCATACCTCCTCGTCACAAATTGCTCCATCACACCAAAGCATTCCTTCAAGCATAG